A part of Marinomonas rhizomae genomic DNA contains:
- a CDS encoding ABC transporter ATP-binding protein — MANLVIDNVKKRYGETEILKGINISIKAGEFLILVGPSGCGKSTLMNSIAGLEDVSEGRILIADKDVTYTSPKDRDIAMVFQSYALYPNMTVEQNISFGLEMRKVPKEERDVEVQRVAELLQISHLLDRKPAQLSGGQRQRVAMGRALARRPQLYLFDEPLSNLDAKLRVEMRTEIKKLHKKLGTTIVYVTHDQIEAMTLADRIAVMKDGEVQQLGTPQEIYDNPANLFVAGFMGSPAMNFIPANVVEQDGTPMLELATSTTVALPFPKPEALKDYVGKTILLGLRPEMITEPQPHKEGQPFVTTTDIEVEVTEPMGADTMILTRVNDAEINCRSNPMYPADAGSIIKMMFDTSKAVAFDKETGRRLDL; from the coding sequence ATGGCAAACCTAGTCATTGATAATGTTAAAAAACGCTACGGCGAGACTGAAATCTTAAAAGGCATCAATATTTCCATCAAAGCGGGTGAATTCCTGATTTTGGTTGGGCCATCTGGTTGTGGTAAATCCACTCTAATGAACTCGATTGCCGGCCTAGAAGATGTATCTGAAGGTCGTATCCTAATCGCCGACAAAGACGTGACTTACACCAGCCCAAAAGATCGTGATATCGCGATGGTGTTCCAGTCTTACGCCTTGTATCCAAATATGACCGTAGAGCAAAACATCTCTTTCGGTTTGGAAATGCGCAAAGTACCAAAAGAAGAACGTGACGTAGAAGTTCAACGCGTTGCTGAATTATTGCAAATTAGTCACCTGCTTGACCGCAAACCAGCGCAATTGTCTGGTGGTCAGCGTCAACGTGTTGCCATGGGACGCGCCTTAGCACGTCGTCCTCAGCTTTACTTGTTTGATGAGCCATTGTCTAACCTAGATGCTAAATTGCGTGTAGAGATGCGTACAGAGATCAAGAAGCTACATAAAAAACTGGGCACAACCATCGTTTATGTAACACACGATCAGATCGAAGCCATGACATTGGCCGATCGCATCGCTGTAATGAAAGACGGTGAAGTGCAACAACTTGGCACGCCACAAGAAATCTACGATAACCCAGCGAACTTGTTCGTTGCGGGCTTTATGGGTTCTCCAGCAATGAACTTCATTCCTGCGAATGTCGTTGAACAGGATGGCACGCCAATGTTGGAATTGGCCACCAGCACCACCGTTGCCTTGCCATTCCCGAAACCTGAAGCGCTAAAAGACTATGTAGGTAAAACCATCCTACTTGGCTTACGCCCTGAAATGATCACCGAGCCGCAGCCACACAAAGAAGGCCAACCTTTTGTAACAACCACAGACATAGAAGTGGAAGTAACTGAACCTATGGGTGCCGATACGATGATTTTGACGCGCGTTAACGATGCGGAAATCAACTGTCGTTCTAACCCAATGTACCCAGCTGACGCAGGTTCCATCATCAAAATGATGTTTGATACCTCTAAAGCCGTTGCCTTTGATAAAGAAACAGGTCGACGCCTAGATCTTTAA